A part of Drosophila ananassae strain 14024-0371.13 chromosome 2R, ASM1763931v2, whole genome shotgun sequence genomic DNA contains:
- the LOC26514912 gene encoding uncharacterized protein LOC26514912 — protein MPSSRPTFRRSALQDQRDQQRETIAYLWASLRKRHYDDHLKEQLKSSHNCLSCQDLSNVIGSDGESVNISEGESESARLSAILCSVNSANNTRKLNLILAKERHQQKPQSQPRPQPRPQQRGVPYAVGTNLQNKLPASSADCHLSPSAETNIHSAPPSPSPTSYPLCSCPPSCSYSNRHHHHHRHHHYRYRHRCCCRCRCRCRCCVRCYIRCCCRCRDASHSTGGVAFASASASPASMLLPYQINQRATLLQHRAAASASAAALTTTATSTTLPHVPGATTLRALPRIFKRDTAETATTASPLTPQQHPTVPATAAAQAATSTIPTTLKTTTKRSRLEYILYTEVYEEEDSISQGDFKSNFDLKSSVGSETFWQEYGE, from the coding sequence ATGCCGAGTTCCAGGCCCACATTCAGGAGGAGTGCCTTGCAGGATCAGCGGGATCAGCAGCGGGAAACCATTGCCTACTTATGGGCGTCGCTAAGAAAAAGACACTATGACGACCATCTGAAGGAGCAACTGAAAAGCAGCCACAATTGTTTGTCATGCCAAGACTTATCGAATGTAATTGGAAGCGACGGCGAAAGTGTAAATATCAGTGAGGGTGAGAGTGAGAGTGCGCGATTGTCGGCGATTTTGTGCAGTGTAAATAGTGCAAATAATACGCGTAAGTTAAATTTAATTCTGGCCAAGGAAAGGCATCAGCAGAAGCCCCAGTCCCAGCCCCGGCCCCAGCCCCGGCCACAGCAGCGAGGGGTGCCTTATGCTGTTGGCACAAATTTGCAAAATAAATTACCAGCATCGAGTGCGGATTGCCACTTAAGTCCAAGTGCCGAGACAAATATTCATTCTGCCccgccgtcgccgtcgccgaCGTCATACCCCCTATGCTCCTGCCCCCCATCCTGTTCATATAGTaatcgtcatcatcatcatcatcgtcatcatcattatcGTTATCGTCatcgttgttgttgtcgttgtcgGTGTCGGTGTCGTTGTTGTGTTCGTTGTTATATTCGGtgttgttgtcgttgtcgCGACGCGTCGCACTCGACTGGCGGTGTCGCCTTCGCGTCTGCATCCGCATCGCCCGCGTCCATGCTCTTGCCATATCAAATTAATCAACGTGCTACATTGTTGCAGCATCgggcagcagcatcagcatcagcagcagcactaacaacaactgcaacatcaaCTACATTGCCACATGTGCCCGGGGCAACAACTCTGCGTGCCTTGCCTCGTATTTTTAAACGTGATACAGCCGAAACGGCGACCACTGCGTCACCTTTGACACCGCAGCAACATCCAACAGTtcctgcaacagcagcagcacaagcagcaacatcaactaTACCAACAACACTAAAAACAACCACAAAAAGATCGCGACTCGAGTATATACTGTACACAGAGGTATATGAGGAAGAGGATTCCATATCCCAAGGCGATTTCAAATCCAATTTCGACCTAAAGTCAAGTGTGGGCAGTGAGACCTTCTGGCAGGAATACGGTGAGTGA